A section of the Paenibacillus odorifer genome encodes:
- a CDS encoding Ig-like domain-containing protein, whose translation MTVYRKMTKMLLIMILLATAVFPVSVFAATGDINSIEFESSAKVELTVGQTPKQLKVYANVEGSSSKRDVTGAVVWNSSNTNAVKVVNGLLTPIDSGKAIITATYNHALATIEVEVAHPVKELKLEYSSEGNYKLGDDEDKLLVKANAIGGETATSAKDVTADTTWSSSNTSVLTIAEGKITLAGEGTATITAKYKTLTATFKAVVKLPYSEIELKHDDKIVKELEMLVGDAPLKLVAETKETTKSSANDISAKAEWSSSSASVATVDKGEIKVLSAGKAVITVSYLGITQTVDVYVRAPYEALLLTPTGDQFLFMGETLNVKAEVRDAANSTPNISGSAVWTSDNQLAATVTPGSDTAAVTAKAVGTSVIKAEYRGINKSFKLTVYPTITELEADKTELELYTDDTVSLPKVNGTKLDGTKLDLSSDIEWTSADDEIATIKDGKIVAESAGIVKVIGKIKSENPTTSKTAVREKSVEVKVTVKDKVLVLLGPEENLVIVTGEEKAVPEVKAVMENGSELDATGTMEWELTGTNAIIKTTTSGKVIKGLVKGSATLKGTYANKTISIPVTIEQKVTKLVVEPTAIEMNIKGSKAIKVTAYYSNGKTGNVSSSMNWQSSNEAVATVKATSVKAVTEGTATLTGSYQGIAASVKITVVPKLTKLTVNESRLKMAPGAVQNVVVTAQYDTGKTAVVTGSAVWTSSKPSVARVSASGQIVAVSKGTTSIKGKLGGKTVTVSVTVK comes from the coding sequence ATGACTGTGTACAGGAAAATGACGAAAATGCTCCTCATCATGATATTGTTAGCTACTGCGGTTTTTCCGGTAAGTGTCTTTGCAGCGACCGGCGATATCAACTCGATTGAATTCGAAAGCTCAGCTAAAGTAGAGCTTACGGTTGGACAAACGCCAAAGCAACTTAAGGTATATGCGAATGTGGAAGGGTCCTCATCTAAAAGAGATGTGACAGGTGCAGTTGTATGGAATTCTTCTAACACAAACGCTGTAAAGGTAGTAAATGGCCTGCTGACTCCGATAGACAGTGGAAAAGCTATTATTACAGCGACTTATAATCATGCACTTGCTACCATTGAAGTTGAGGTAGCACATCCTGTTAAAGAACTGAAGCTCGAATATAGTTCTGAAGGGAACTACAAATTGGGTGATGATGAGGATAAACTGCTGGTCAAAGCCAATGCGATTGGTGGAGAAACAGCGACTTCTGCTAAGGATGTAACGGCTGATACTACTTGGAGCAGCTCGAACACAAGCGTATTGACCATTGCAGAAGGTAAGATCACTTTGGCTGGTGAAGGTACAGCAACGATCACTGCCAAATACAAGACCTTAACAGCAACCTTTAAGGCTGTAGTGAAATTGCCTTATTCTGAAATTGAGCTTAAACATGACGACAAAATCGTTAAAGAACTAGAGATGCTAGTTGGAGATGCACCTTTGAAATTGGTTGCAGAGACTAAAGAAACTACAAAATCCAGCGCAAATGATATTTCAGCGAAAGCGGAATGGTCCTCTTCTAGTGCTAGTGTAGCTACAGTAGACAAAGGCGAGATCAAAGTGTTGTCTGCTGGTAAAGCTGTAATTACAGTATCCTATCTGGGGATTACACAAACTGTAGACGTATATGTACGTGCTCCTTATGAAGCGCTACTACTTACTCCTACAGGAGATCAATTCCTGTTTATGGGTGAAACCCTGAACGTTAAGGCTGAGGTTCGCGATGCTGCGAATTCTACTCCGAATATTTCAGGCAGCGCAGTATGGACTTCGGATAACCAATTGGCGGCAACCGTTACGCCTGGTAGCGATACCGCGGCAGTGACTGCTAAAGCAGTGGGAACTTCGGTTATTAAAGCAGAGTACAGAGGAATTAATAAAAGCTTTAAGCTGACAGTTTATCCTACGATTACAGAACTGGAAGCCGACAAGACGGAACTGGAGCTTTACACAGATGACACCGTAAGCCTTCCAAAAGTAAACGGTACAAAGCTTGACGGAACAAAGCTAGATCTTAGCAGTGATATCGAGTGGACCTCTGCGGATGATGAGATTGCCACCATTAAAGACGGTAAAATTGTAGCTGAATCGGCAGGTATTGTGAAGGTTATCGGTAAAATAAAATCAGAAAACCCAACGACTTCAAAAACAGCTGTAAGAGAAAAAAGTGTTGAAGTAAAGGTTACAGTGAAAGATAAAGTCCTTGTCTTGCTTGGACCAGAAGAAAATCTGGTGATTGTTACTGGTGAAGAGAAGGCTGTTCCTGAAGTGAAAGCTGTGATGGAAAACGGCAGTGAACTTGATGCTACTGGAACTATGGAATGGGAGCTTACCGGTACGAATGCAATTATCAAGACAACAACTTCCGGTAAGGTAATCAAAGGACTGGTGAAGGGTTCTGCTACTTTAAAGGGAACTTACGCCAATAAAACCATCAGTATCCCAGTTACCATTGAACAAAAGGTTACTAAGCTTGTTGTAGAACCTACTGCTATCGAAATGAACATTAAAGGCTCTAAAGCGATAAAGGTAACGGCTTATTATTCTAATGGTAAGACAGGAAATGTCTCCAGCAGTATGAATTGGCAGTCCTCGAATGAGGCGGTTGCTACGGTTAAAGCTACATCCGTTAAAGCAGTAACAGAAGGTACTGCTACGCTGACAGGATCTTACCAAGGGATTGCTGCTAGTGTCAAAATTACTGTAGTTCCTAAACTGACAAAGCTAACCGTTAATGAAAGCAGACTGAAAATGGCTCCGGGAGCCGTTCAGAATGTAGTCGTGACTGCACAGTATGATACTGGTAAGACTGCTGTTGTTACTGGAAGTGCGGTATGGACCAGCTCCAAGCCTTCTGTAGCGAGAGTATCTGCTAGCGGTCAGATTGTAGCTGTGAGTAAAGGAACGACATCCATTAAAGGAAAGCTAGGCGGCAAGACAGTTACGGTATCAGTGACAGTGAAGTAA
- a CDS encoding AzlC family ABC transporter permease gives MSAENVQLEAIPSPKQEDSFLKGVKDCIPTLLGYLSIGLAAGVVQKTAGLSIAEIALISLILYAGSAQFIAAGMIAVSSSPAAIIITIFIVNLRHILLSAALSPYFRHLSPLRNMLVGSLLTDETFGVAINQALNKQQISEKWMHGLNLTAYLNWFLANVAGAFLAQWISDPDQFGLQFALPAMFIGILVISMIDRNKIKLDLVVAILAVIIAVGSSFLFSSSVGVIIATVIASTIGMVFEKWK, from the coding sequence ATGAGTGCAGAGAACGTCCAACTAGAAGCAATCCCGTCTCCTAAACAGGAAGATAGCTTCCTTAAAGGGGTAAAAGATTGTATTCCCACACTACTAGGCTACTTAAGCATCGGACTTGCAGCAGGCGTTGTTCAAAAGACAGCCGGACTCAGCATTGCTGAGATTGCCTTAATCAGCTTGATTCTTTACGCGGGCTCCGCTCAGTTTATAGCTGCTGGAATGATAGCCGTTAGCAGCTCGCCTGCGGCCATTATCATTACGATATTTATCGTGAATCTTCGCCATATTTTGCTTAGTGCAGCTCTTTCTCCTTATTTCCGCCATCTTTCCCCACTGAGAAATATGCTGGTTGGTTCTTTATTGACTGATGAGACCTTTGGAGTTGCCATCAATCAAGCTTTGAATAAGCAGCAAATCAGTGAAAAATGGATGCACGGTCTAAATCTCACAGCATATTTAAATTGGTTTCTTGCGAATGTAGCGGGAGCTTTTTTAGCCCAGTGGATCTCAGACCCTGATCAATTCGGTTTGCAGTTTGCCTTACCTGCGATGTTTATTGGCATTCTTGTAATTTCCATGATTGACCGTAATAAAATCAAACTAGATTTGGTTGTCGCAATCCTTGCCGTAATCATAGCAGTAGGAAGCTCTTTCCTATTCTCCAGTAGTGTTGGAGTGATTATCGCTACAGTTATTGCGTCAACGATAGGGATGGTGTTTGAAAAATGGAAGTGA
- a CDS encoding AzlD domain-containing protein, which translates to MEVRWDVFLIILGAAFVTFIPRVVPLMILSRFELPKWGMRWLNYVPISVMAALIGQEIFLNDGEFSSLANNIELFAALPTFLVAIKTRSLLGTVVAGIVSIMILRMFF; encoded by the coding sequence ATGGAAGTGAGATGGGATGTATTTCTGATCATTCTAGGAGCAGCTTTTGTGACCTTTATTCCCAGGGTGGTTCCGCTTATGATCCTTAGCCGGTTTGAATTGCCAAAATGGGGAATGCGCTGGTTAAATTATGTTCCTATCTCTGTTATGGCGGCATTAATAGGTCAGGAGATATTTTTGAATGATGGAGAATTTTCGTCTTTAGCTAATAACATTGAGCTTTTTGCGGCATTGCCTACTTTTTTGGTTGCGATAAAAACCCGGAGCTTGCTAGGCACTGTAGTGGCGGGAATTGTTTCAATCATGATCCTACGGATGTTTTTTTGA
- the mtaB gene encoding tRNA (N(6)-L-threonylcarbamoyladenosine(37)-C(2))-methylthiotransferase MtaB → MPSVAFYTLGCKVNFYDTEAIWQLFKNEGYEQVDFEGPADVYLINTCTVTNTGDKKSRQMIRRAVRRNPEAIVAVTGCYAQTSPGEILDIPGVDLVIGNQDRDQIMTHVKNIEASRQPVNAVRNIMKTREFEEMDVPGFADRTRAFMKIQDGCNNFCTFCIIPWSRGLSRSRDPKSIVTQAHQLVEAGYKEFVLTGIHTGGYGDDLDNYRLADLLWDLDKVDGLERVRISSIEASQIDEKLLEVLNRSSKMCRHLHIPLQAGHNDVLKAMRRKYTTEEYYAKMQLIRQAMPDVGITTDVIVGFPGETDEMFRAGYDFMKAINYSEMHVFPYSKRTGTPAARMENQIDEEIKNVRVQELIDLSEEMQIAYARKFVGQTLSVIPERAAKGAPGRNIQHGFSDNYLQVFFDGEDSLQGELCQVKITEAGVNECRGELIGVSQTGLQQAVR, encoded by the coding sequence ATGCCATCCGTAGCATTTTATACTTTAGGTTGTAAAGTGAATTTTTATGACACCGAAGCCATCTGGCAGCTATTCAAAAATGAAGGTTACGAGCAGGTCGATTTCGAGGGACCTGCCGATGTATATCTGATTAATACTTGTACTGTAACTAATACAGGTGACAAAAAAAGCCGTCAAATGATTCGTCGTGCCGTTCGCCGCAATCCGGAGGCTATCGTGGCGGTTACTGGCTGCTATGCACAGACCTCTCCTGGTGAGATTCTTGATATTCCTGGTGTCGATCTTGTTATTGGTAACCAGGACCGCGATCAGATCATGACGCATGTGAAGAACATTGAAGCCTCACGTCAGCCAGTCAACGCTGTTCGTAATATTATGAAGACACGTGAATTCGAAGAGATGGATGTACCTGGCTTTGCGGATCGGACGCGTGCTTTTATGAAGATTCAGGATGGCTGCAACAACTTCTGCACATTCTGCATCATTCCATGGTCACGTGGACTTTCCCGCAGCCGTGATCCCAAAAGCATCGTAACCCAGGCGCATCAATTAGTAGAAGCAGGGTATAAAGAATTTGTTCTCACGGGTATTCATACCGGTGGTTACGGTGATGATCTTGATAATTACCGTCTAGCCGATTTGCTGTGGGATCTAGATAAGGTGGATGGACTGGAGCGGGTACGTATCAGTTCTATCGAAGCCAGCCAGATCGATGAGAAGCTGCTGGAGGTGCTGAACCGTTCCTCTAAAATGTGCCGTCATCTGCATATCCCGCTGCAAGCCGGACATAATGATGTGCTGAAAGCAATGCGCCGTAAATATACGACAGAAGAATATTACGCCAAAATGCAGCTGATCCGTCAGGCGATGCCGGATGTCGGGATTACTACGGATGTTATCGTTGGATTCCCGGGAGAGACCGATGAAATGTTCCGTGCCGGCTACGATTTCATGAAGGCTATTAATTACTCTGAGATGCATGTATTCCCTTACTCCAAGCGGACGGGCACTCCAGCAGCGCGGATGGAGAATCAGATCGACGAAGAAATCAAAAATGTACGCGTGCAGGAACTGATTGATCTTTCAGAAGAAATGCAAATAGCTTATGCTCGTAAATTTGTAGGCCAGACATTAAGTGTTATTCCGGAAAGAGCCGCAAAAGGGGCTCCGGGCCGCAATATCCAGCATGGGTTTAGCGACAACTATTTGCAGGTGTTCTTCGATGGTGAAGATTCACTCCAAGGAGAACTTTGTCAGGTGAAGATAACGGAAGCTGGCGTGAACGAATGCCGCGGCGAGTTGATCGGGGTTAGTCAGACTGGGCTTCAGCAGGCTGTTCGTTAA
- a CDS encoding RsmE family RNA methyltransferase yields MQRYFVTPEQFGTDNVRIDGEDARHIAKVMRGKAGDKLIVSDGVSREALVEIAQIEIGEVTVNILETLEMTHEPRIKITVAQSLPKADKMETVIQKCTEIGAVGFIPFLSERTIVQYDERKESKRLDRWRKICKEAAEQAHRNIVPAVGSPLSWKQLLQTFSEYDAIYFCYEKEEGLQLRSSVAPWLSSLSPQAGGKVLIVVGPEGGFTPEECQKAEEAGAVSVGLGRRILRCETAGMVAAACILYESGEMGGA; encoded by the coding sequence ATGCAGCGATATTTTGTTACACCGGAGCAGTTTGGTACGGATAACGTTAGAATTGACGGAGAAGATGCAAGGCATATTGCCAAAGTGATGCGCGGTAAGGCTGGGGACAAGCTTATTGTCAGCGATGGCGTCTCCCGTGAAGCGTTAGTGGAGATTGCTCAGATCGAAATTGGGGAAGTGACAGTGAATATCCTGGAAACCCTGGAGATGACGCATGAACCGCGGATAAAAATCACAGTGGCTCAGAGCTTACCCAAGGCTGATAAGATGGAAACTGTCATTCAAAAGTGTACAGAAATTGGAGCCGTTGGTTTTATTCCTTTTCTGTCGGAGCGCACGATTGTACAGTACGATGAACGCAAGGAAAGTAAGCGGCTGGACCGCTGGCGTAAAATTTGTAAAGAAGCTGCCGAGCAGGCACACCGGAACATCGTTCCGGCTGTAGGCTCACCGTTATCCTGGAAGCAGCTGCTCCAGACTTTTAGTGAGTATGATGCAATTTATTTCTGTTATGAAAAAGAAGAAGGCTTGCAGCTTCGCAGCAGTGTTGCCCCTTGGTTATCCTCGCTTTCACCGCAGGCTGGTGGGAAGGTATTGATTGTGGTAGGTCCTGAAGGGGGCTTTACACCAGAGGAATGCCAAAAGGCAGAAGAAGCTGGTGCGGTTTCCGTAGGACTAGGACGGCGTATTCTGCGCTGTGAGACAGCGGGCATGGTTGCCGCTGCTTGTATTTTATATGAATCTGGAGAAATGGGAGGAGCTTAA
- a CDS encoding site-2 protease family protein gives MDILQSIIRVDLDQLPFLLITILIAFTVHEFSHAYFANKFGDPTARLLGRMTLNPAVHFDFFGILLLLVAGFGWARPVPVNRDNFSRPRLMGVIVSAAGPISNLLLGIIGALIYGVLAATGVLESISNDRVLEAVYLFFGTFIQWNFFLFLFNLIPLPPLDGYRIVEDIAPRSIRGKLQQFEQWAVFIFLLILFIPGLRTYTIDPLGHWASEMSRTFVQLFLRMFGS, from the coding sequence ATGGATATATTGCAAAGTATAATACGTGTAGATCTGGATCAGCTTCCTTTTCTGCTCATTACGATTTTAATTGCTTTTACAGTACATGAATTCAGTCATGCTTATTTCGCCAATAAGTTCGGTGACCCTACCGCTAGATTATTAGGACGCATGACGCTTAACCCTGCTGTACACTTCGATTTTTTTGGTATTTTACTGCTGCTGGTTGCTGGTTTCGGGTGGGCGCGTCCGGTTCCTGTAAACCGCGATAACTTTAGCCGCCCCCGTCTGATGGGAGTCATTGTGTCTGCTGCGGGCCCAATCAGTAACCTGTTACTAGGGATTATTGGTGCTTTAATATATGGGGTGCTTGCGGCAACTGGTGTATTAGAGTCGATCTCCAATGACCGCGTATTAGAGGCAGTGTATTTGTTCTTTGGCACCTTTATTCAATGGAACTTCTTTCTATTCTTATTCAATCTGATTCCATTGCCTCCGCTGGATGGCTACCGGATTGTGGAGGATATTGCCCCTCGCTCTATTCGGGGCAAATTACAGCAATTTGAGCAATGGGCTGTATTTATATTTTTATTAATTCTGTTTATTCCAGGGTTACGAACCTATACCATTGATCCTCTTGGCCACTGGGCTAGTGAAATGTCGAGAACATTTGTGCAGCTATTCCTAAGAATGTTTGGCAGCTAA
- the prmA gene encoding 50S ribosomal protein L11 methyltransferase — MLWHEVTIHTTEEAQEMISNFLYEAGAGGVSIEESGTLSKERNTRYGELYDQPLNDIPEGEAVIKGYYADSTDMDAVIEELTPRVAELREYGIDPGKSLISWKTVDEDEWAHAWKQYFKPLRVSERLTIKPTWEEYTPERPDEAIIELDPGMAFGTGTHPTTALCLRALEKNISGGEEVIDVGTGSGILAVGAMLLGAKSVLALDLDPVAVESARENVALNKLEKFITVKESDLLSLLGGEGVADTAAGEMWPSARPGHTLEGTPAEQVTEDSLGVTLPVKIVVANILAEIIVLFTDDVYRALQPGGLYITSGIYKDKEGLVANALQESGFEIMEVSREEDWVAFTAGKR, encoded by the coding sequence ATGTTATGGCATGAAGTGACGATACATACAACAGAAGAAGCACAAGAAATGATTTCGAATTTTTTATATGAAGCAGGAGCGGGTGGGGTTTCTATTGAAGAATCCGGAACACTCAGTAAAGAGCGGAATACGCGTTACGGTGAATTATACGACCAACCCTTGAATGATATCCCAGAAGGGGAAGCGGTAATCAAAGGTTATTATGCCGATTCCACGGATATGGATGCTGTTATAGAAGAACTGACTCCACGGGTAGCAGAATTGCGTGAGTACGGTATTGATCCGGGCAAATCGCTGATTTCTTGGAAAACCGTAGATGAAGACGAATGGGCGCATGCTTGGAAGCAATATTTTAAACCGCTCAGGGTATCGGAGCGTCTCACGATTAAACCAACTTGGGAGGAATATACGCCTGAGCGCCCAGATGAAGCAATCATTGAGCTGGACCCTGGTATGGCATTTGGTACAGGGACTCACCCTACAACTGCTTTGTGCCTGCGTGCGCTTGAAAAGAATATTAGCGGCGGCGAAGAAGTGATCGATGTCGGTACGGGGTCAGGAATATTGGCTGTAGGTGCGATGCTGCTTGGTGCGAAATCCGTGCTGGCGTTAGATTTGGACCCGGTAGCTGTTGAAAGTGCGCGCGAGAATGTAGCACTGAACAAACTTGAGAAGTTCATTACGGTAAAAGAAAGCGACCTGCTCTCCTTGCTAGGCGGTGAAGGCGTAGCTGACACAGCTGCTGGAGAAATGTGGCCATCCGCTAGACCGGGTCACACTCTTGAGGGAACACCTGCTGAGCAAGTAACAGAGGATAGTCTTGGCGTTACACTCCCAGTGAAGATTGTAGTTGCGAATATTTTGGCAGAAATCATCGTATTGTTTACGGATGACGTGTATCGTGCACTTCAGCCAGGAGGCTTGTATATTACCTCTGGTATTTACAAGGATAAAGAAGGACTTGTGGCTAACGCACTACAAGAGTCCGGCTTTGAGATTATGGAAGTATCCCGTGAAGAAGATTGGGTGGCATTTACAGCCGGAAAGAGGTAA
- a CDS encoding DNA-3-methyladenine glycosylase I, producing MEITRCAWVNEDPLYIAYHDEEWGKPLYDDRKLFELLMLEGMQAGLSWYTVLKKRAHYREVFDGFDPEKIVHYDEPKIAELMNDPGIIRNRLKIDSIIRNASVYLQISAETGSFADYLWSFVGGAPSINHWKTRADVPASTAQSDAMSKALKKRGMKFVGSTICYAFMQASGMVDDHSLDCFCRSSTGIAER from the coding sequence ATGGAAATCACTCGCTGTGCTTGGGTTAATGAGGATCCTTTATATATCGCATACCATGATGAAGAGTGGGGTAAACCTCTGTATGATGACCGGAAGCTGTTTGAATTACTTATGCTCGAAGGCATGCAGGCAGGATTAAGCTGGTACACCGTCTTAAAAAAGCGGGCACATTACAGAGAGGTATTTGATGGATTTGATCCGGAAAAGATTGTGCATTATGATGAGCCGAAAATTGCTGAGCTGATGAACGATCCCGGGATTATTAGAAATCGCTTAAAGATTGATTCTATCATTCGTAATGCAAGCGTATATTTGCAAATTAGTGCGGAAACAGGCAGCTTTGCAGATTATCTCTGGAGTTTTGTGGGGGGTGCACCTTCGATTAACCATTGGAAGACACGTGCGGATGTCCCTGCTTCGACGGCTCAGTCTGACGCAATGAGTAAAGCATTAAAAAAGCGAGGCATGAAGTTTGTCGGCTCTACCATATGTTATGCTTTTATGCAGGCATCGGGGATGGTAGATGATCATTCGCTCGATTGCTTTTGCAGGAGCAGCACGGGCATAGCAGAGCGTTGA
- a CDS encoding DUF4179 domain-containing protein, with protein MKKLENMLEHRLNEDKGVPYPDFERMWGRLEQENSTMTPLQLRMANGSGNRGRNWSKIAVVASFSVLIAAAPVYAAVHYDWDNLLHGRGGVQAALAQNLGQQLNQSVTQDGVTLKLHTAIVDENRTVILFTLDVGKRLENENWNVKGMTLKGADGANGPSEFSYVLWDEKNQHYNGYFESDWTPKKDTVNVQLVADNLQAFSTQELDLPLDIQSQETQKFPIGQEGMRSIEVKPFTQGQEKILFSTAIIFDQPEAKEWAFPNIVAYKNGTLINSLAGGAFGTPGENGEYTSQQYFKAADISSGEVNYKLQYMKQEKKVEGPLAFDLQLSKKQMESGTINTSLNLPLEEGEPNYTLEKMVVTPTQIRIAIRSKEKGTNFPYQKSTLEVAGKTLEGNFWRSPEGEPELTVLRFERPVDLEITEETPITFVAKYKVTQHGSYKINKDEKTPLLLTNISDKKQTLIQQLSGYPVKWTYYMQGADLYVETESEDARFGGINQTHIGLGKERILGKPLTVNFTGDGNNKAIDVYKGFKGTEASIYIFFYTTDDPDKETRVQLRP; from the coding sequence TTGAAAAAGTTAGAAAATATGCTGGAGCATCGTTTAAATGAAGATAAAGGCGTGCCTTATCCAGATTTTGAACGCATGTGGGGACGTTTAGAGCAAGAAAACAGTACAATGACTCCCCTACAACTTCGTATGGCCAATGGTAGCGGGAACAGAGGGAGAAACTGGAGTAAAATAGCTGTGGTTGCTTCATTTTCAGTACTTATTGCAGCGGCACCCGTATATGCGGCAGTGCATTATGATTGGGATAATTTGCTCCATGGGAGAGGAGGCGTTCAAGCAGCGCTGGCCCAAAATCTCGGACAACAACTGAACCAGTCGGTGACACAGGATGGAGTAACTCTGAAGCTACATACAGCGATTGTGGATGAGAATCGGACGGTTATCTTATTCACTTTGGATGTAGGAAAACGCTTGGAAAATGAAAATTGGAATGTTAAAGGAATGACTTTGAAGGGCGCAGATGGGGCGAATGGTCCCAGTGAGTTCAGTTATGTGTTATGGGATGAGAAAAATCAACATTACAACGGATATTTCGAGAGTGATTGGACACCGAAAAAGGATACTGTGAATGTGCAACTAGTTGCAGATAATCTGCAAGCCTTTAGCACACAGGAGTTAGATTTACCGCTGGATATCCAATCGCAGGAGACACAAAAGTTTCCTATTGGACAGGAAGGAATGCGCAGCATAGAGGTGAAACCTTTTACCCAAGGACAAGAAAAAATATTATTCTCTACAGCGATCATTTTTGATCAGCCAGAAGCAAAAGAATGGGCCTTTCCAAATATTGTTGCATACAAAAACGGAACGCTCATAAATTCGCTGGCAGGAGGTGCTTTCGGTACACCGGGAGAAAACGGGGAATATACGTCCCAGCAATATTTTAAGGCGGCTGATATTTCCAGCGGAGAAGTGAATTACAAGCTGCAGTACATGAAACAAGAGAAAAAGGTTGAGGGGCCACTAGCTTTTGATCTTCAATTAAGCAAAAAGCAGATGGAGAGCGGAACCATAAATACTTCATTGAATCTGCCGCTAGAAGAGGGCGAACCTAATTACACGCTGGAGAAAATGGTAGTGACGCCTACTCAAATTCGAATCGCTATTAGAAGTAAAGAGAAAGGCACCAATTTCCCGTATCAAAAGTCTACTCTTGAAGTAGCAGGCAAGACGCTGGAGGGCAATTTCTGGAGATCTCCAGAAGGTGAGCCGGAATTAACAGTGCTTCGTTTTGAGCGGCCAGTTGACCTTGAAATCACAGAAGAGACGCCAATTACCTTTGTTGCTAAATACAAGGTAACTCAGCACGGCAGCTATAAAATTAACAAGGACGAAAAAACACCACTTCTGTTGACGAATATATCTGATAAGAAACAGACGCTTATTCAGCAGCTTAGCGGTTATCCGGTAAAATGGACGTACTATATGCAGGGTGCCGATCTTTATGTAGAGACTGAAAGTGAAGATGCTCGCTTCGGTGGAATTAACCAGACCCATATCGGACTAGGGAAAGAGCGTATTTTAGGTAAACCTCTGACCGTTAATTTCACTGGGGATGGAAACAATAAGGCCATTGATGTTTACAAGGGTTTCAAAGGTACAGAAGCTTCTATTTATATATTCTTCTATACTACTGACGATCCGGATAAAGAAACAAGAGTGCAGCTGCGGCCATAG
- a CDS encoding RNA polymerase sigma factor has product MESNRELFETYNKDVYRTCYYMVHDAADAEDLTQDVFITVFRSNREHVEHIKAWIMKITVNHCLNHLKRKRTLQQKITDNLHFFNKTAETAVEQQIEQRETEVEWAQYMSQVPIKLRMVLTLRYMHDFSLAEISDLLSIPLGTTKSRLHKGLTVMRRILQEAGVQIELKEGEAFEKVRKYAGASFK; this is encoded by the coding sequence TTGGAGAGTAACCGGGAGTTGTTTGAAACCTACAATAAAGATGTATACCGGACTTGCTACTATATGGTGCATGACGCGGCGGATGCAGAGGATTTGACTCAGGATGTCTTTATTACAGTATTTCGCAGCAATCGTGAGCACGTGGAGCATATCAAGGCTTGGATTATGAAAATAACGGTCAACCATTGCCTCAATCATTTGAAACGAAAACGAACCTTGCAACAGAAGATAACGGACAACCTTCATTTCTTTAATAAAACGGCAGAAACAGCTGTGGAGCAGCAGATTGAGCAGCGTGAGACGGAGGTCGAGTGGGCGCAATATATGAGCCAGGTCCCTATCAAACTTAGGATGGTGCTCACACTTAGGTATATGCATGATTTCAGTCTGGCTGAAATTTCGGATCTGCTGTCCATTCCACTTGGAACGACCAAATCTAGGCTGCATAAAGGACTAACGGTAATGAGGAGAATCCTGCAGGAGGCTGGGGTTCAAATTGAACTAAAGGAGGGCGAAGCTTTTGAAAAAGTTAGAAAATATGCTGGAGCATCGTTTAAATGA